TTAAATCTCTTCCATTCATGAATGATCCAAATATAAAATATTAAGCATTTTAGTAATTGCTTAACTATATATTCAAAAAATTTTGACCCCTTCTCTCAGGACTCAATTTCTTTAATTCTTTTTCGGACGGTTCTCAGTTCTCTTTGCAATTCCTTCTCATATTTTTTTAATGACTCCATCCTTGAGCTCTTCAATTCGTTTTCCCTGAATTTACCTGTTCTTCGGCACCCACAAACGCAAACTTCATTCAATACCTGTCGGCAGCATTCCAGGGCCTCCTCATCTATCGAGTAGGGTATCCAGTAACCGTTTCTTACACTCCTCACCAGTCCCGCGTGCTTTAATATTCCTAAATGTTGTGATATGGCGGCAGGTGTTATGCCAATCTGTTCTGCAATATGTTTGGAACCAAGAGGACCCCTGG
This sequence is a window from Acidobacteriota bacterium. Protein-coding genes within it:
- a CDS encoding metalloregulator ArsR/SmtB family transcription factor, producing the protein MKLEPAEMFKVLAVGTRVKIIELLKSRGPLGSKHIAEQIGITPAAISQHLGILKHAGLVRSVRNGYWIPYSIDEEALECCRQVLNEVCVCGCRRTGKFRENELKSSRMESLKKYEKELQRELRTVRKRIKEIES